One genomic segment of Hemibagrus wyckioides isolate EC202008001 linkage group LG08, SWU_Hwy_1.0, whole genome shotgun sequence includes these proteins:
- the LOC131357450 gene encoding choline transporter-like protein 4 produces MMMNKEENSDYGEPAPYDPTFSGPVQKRACTDVLCCIIFFAAMVGYVILGGAAWLYGNPQYIINEQNSAGGFCGIGPNVDKPNVFYFDVLKCASAANVTAATFKGLQCPTTQVCVKNCPSAFWFLPPKAFIAGAKPSEFFQQEFCDPSLDLARTTLTVQEILNKDLCPAYYMPTKKVQGKCLPSFDPKSIPSDFSVPGLTLDEKTLKNIMDATRGLHSGFNAKSIKVKIIEDLAFTWYWIILGLVITLVVSMVVILLMRFCMSVVVVLLLVGVLSVGAYGIYQCYQGYQAIINSQLMLSDLSLQSTMSDILQVKEIWLALLVIVSLLEFILLMLFVSCLRKGFVKALAMMEQCSKAMGAMVSVMAFPLVTFLLVTLCLSFCAVTSINLATSGLPVYYKVALNSSNPECDAITGNQTCVPESFKASDYPKCPVRCVFAKYDEEDGFFQRNAKYFQIYNFLACFWCLHFIITLSQCTLARTFSAYYWSLSKPQDIARSTLSKALFQTLRYHTGSLAFGAVFVTMFQGIRTVLQYLKNRCSWCCCPLVIMLRLCFYVLDTVIKYFNRNAYIMIAIYGDNFFTSSRNACMLWGRNKDRVLVVDQVTDLLLFFARLLVVGAIGVLAFCFFSGEIRVSADIYQAELLHYYWLPILILMVGSYFIALGCFSVYSMGVDTFTICVMDDLERSDGTLQRPYMSRSMIELLQKQKEFDV; encoded by the exons atgatgatgaataaagaagaaaacagcGACTACG ggGAACCTGCCCCATATGACCCGACATTCAGTGGCCCTGTTCAGAAAAG ggcATGTACTGATGTCTTGTGCTGTATTATTTTCTTTGCGGCGATGGTTGGATATGTTATTCTTGGGGGGGCTG CTTGGCTTTATGGAAACCCCCAATATATTATAAATGAGCAGAACTCTGCTGGAGGATTCTGCGGAATTGGACCCAACGT TGACAAACCCAACGTGTTTTATTTTGATGTGCTGAAGTGTGCCTCTGCAGCCAATGTAACAGCTGCAACGTTCAAGGGCCTTCAGTGTCCAACAACCCAA gtgtgcgtCAAGAACTGCCCCTCTGCATTTTGGTTTTTGCCCCCTAAAGCATTCATTGCAGGGGCAAAACCAAGTGAATTCTTCCAACAGGAGTTTTGTGACCCTAGTTTGGACCTTGCTCGGACCACACTG ACAGTGCAAGAGATCCTGAACAAAGATCTGTGCCCAGCATATTATATGCCAACCAAAAAAG TTCAGGGAAAATGTTTGCCAAGTTTTGACCCAAAGAGCATTCCATCAGACTTCAGTGTCCCTGGATTAACTTTAGATGAAAAAACACTGAAGAACATAATGGATGCTACAAG AGGTCTCCATTCGGGATTTAATGCGAAATCCATAAAAGTCAAGATCATTGAAGACCTTGCCTTTACGTGGTATTGGATAATACT aggTCTGGTGATTACATTGGTGGTAAGTATGGTGGTTATTCTGCTGATGCGATTCTGCATGTCAGTGGTGGTCGTGCTGCTTCTCGTCGGTGTTCTATCAGTGGGAGCATATG GCATTTACCAGTGCTACCAGGGGTACCAGGCAATAATAAACTCACAGCTCATGCTGAGTGACCTCAGTCTTCAATCCACAATGTCAGACATCCTTCAAGTGAAGGAGATCTGGCTGGCTTTGT TGGTGATTGTGTCCCTGCTGGAGTTCATCCTGTTGATgctgtttgtgtcatgtttaaGAAAAGGATTTGTGAAAGCTTTGGCAATGATGGAGCAGTGTAGCAA GGCAATGGGTGCCATGGTCTCTGTAATGGCATTTCCGTTGGTCACATTTCTGCTGGTCACACTCTGTCTGAGCTTCTGCGCAGTGACTAGCAT AAATCTGGCTACTTCTGGACTGCCAGTGTACTACAAAGTTGCACTGAATTCATCAAATCCAGAATGTGATGCCATCACAGGCAATCAAACATGTGTCCCAGAg tCTTTCAAGGCTTCAGACTACCCCAAATGTCCTGTGCGCTGTGTCTTCGCTAAATATGATGAGGAAGACGGGTTTTTCCAGAGAAATGCCAAATATTTCCAGATCTATAATTTCCTGGCATGTTTCTGGTGTCTTCATTTTATTATCACATTGAGCCAGTGCACACTAGCCAGAACCTTCAGTGCCTATTATTGGTCATTGAGTAAACCACAGGACATTGCCCGATCTACTCTCTCCAAAGCCCTGTTCCAGACATTACG GTACCATACTGGCTCCTTGGCGTTTGGTGCTGTCTTTGTTACCATGTTCCAGGGCATCAGGACTGTGCTGCAATATCTTAAAAAT AGATGCAGTTGGTGCTGTTGTCCACTGGTGATCATGCTGAGATTATGCTTCTACGTCTTGGATACcgtcattaaatattttaacaggAATGCCTACATAATG ATCGCGATCTACGGAGACAACTTCTTCACGTCATCTAGGAATGCCTGCATGCTCTGGGGAAGGAACAAGGACCG AGTACTGGTGGTGGACCAAGTTACGGACTTGCTGCTGTTCTTCGCAAGACTGTTGGTGGTTGGAGCAATAG GTGTTTTGGCTTTCTGCTTCTTCTCTGGAGAAATCAGAGTGTCGGCAGACATCTACCAGGCAGAGTTGCTACACTATTACTGGCTGCCTATTCTT ATCTTGATGGTTGGATCCTACTTCATTGCTCTCGGCTGCTTCAGTGTCTACAGCATGGGTGTGGACACGTTCACCATCTGTGTCA TGGATGATCTGGAGCGCAGTGACGGGACTCTGCAGAGACCCTACATGTCAAGGAGCATGATAGAGCTCCTTCAGAAGCAAAAAGAGTttgatgtttaa
- the pfdn6 gene encoding prefoldin subunit 6, with the protein MADAIQKKLQSELEKYQQIQKDVSKSMTARQKLETQLTENNIVKEELDLLDSQNTVYKLIGPVLVKQDLDEAKATVGKRLEYINGEIKRYETLLKEMERKSEQHREVLASLQQEYQRAQGLPAGKA; encoded by the exons ATGGCGGACGCAATACAAAAGAAGCTACAGTCTGAGTTGGAAAAATACCAACAGATCCAAAAAG ATGTCAGTAAAAGCATGACAGCCCGACAGAAACTTGAGACTCAGCTTACTGAGAATAACATTGTTAAAGAG GAGCTAGACTTGTTGGACAGCCAGAATACAGTTTACAAGTTAATCGGACCTGTCCTGGTGAAACAAGATCTAGATGAAGCAAAGGCAACAGTGGGCAAGAGGCTTGAGTACATCAATGGAGAGAT CAAACGATATGAGACGTTATTGAAAGAGATGGAGCGAAAGTCTGAACAGCACCGTGAGGTCCTCGCCAGTCTACAGCAAGAGTACCAACGTGCTCAAGGCCTTCCTGCTGGCAAAGCTTGA
- the her5 gene encoding hairy-related 5 has protein sequence MRTMSSEIPDQKDLMKRVPKPLMEKRRRDRINHSLETLRLLLVENTCNEKLKNPKVEKAEILESVVNFLKAEQRSRPYLYPLKRGKRKYEEEDEPGSPYKRQLNYQDGMRTCLLRVSNFIASKSQEIDGKMQVNMQQELPEHSIQGHLTPALHLSGSIPGQQALTYVESTSSCSALGQSIISQRTAIYEPTKKIPSSSKQPLMLSDSVWRPWPQ, from the exons ATGAGGACGATGTCTAGTGAAATACCGGACCAGAAAGATTTAATGAAACGG GTTCCCAAACCCCTCATGGAGAAGCGGAGGCGAGACCGAATTAACCACAGTTTGGAAACCTTGAGGCTTCTGTTAGTGGAAAACACCTGCAATGAG aaactGAAGAATCCCAAAGTGGAAAAAGCTGAAATCCTGGAGAGTGTCGTTAATTTCCTGAAGGCTGAGCAGCGATCCAGACCATACTTATATCCCCtcaaaagaggaaaaagaaaatatgaggAAGAAGATGAGCCAGGATCTCCTTATAAACGTCAACTGAACTACCAAGATGGTATGAGAACATGTCTGCTCAGGGTCAGCAATTTTATTGCTAGCAAGAGCCAAGAGATAGATGGGAAGATGCAGGTGAACATGCAACAGGAACTTCCAGAACATTCCATTCAAGGTCATCTAACACCCGCTCTGCACCTCAGCGGGTCTATACCAGGGCAGCAGGCACTTACATATGTGGAGTCGACCAGCTCCTGCTCAGCACTGGGCCAGTCCATCATATCTCAAAGAACTGCCATATATGAACCTACAAAGAAGATACCTTCCAGCTCTAAACAACCATTGATGTTAAGTGATTCTGTGTGGAGGCCTTGGCCACAGTAG
- the her11 gene encoding hairy-related 11, with the protein MAKTENGRRKLKPVIEKKRRDRINQNLAVLRDLLFNSTADTRLQNPKLEKAEILDLAVQYIRKNTHDKTDKKGSVNQTVIEVTHTQTSSSNQVSAAPTQQCVSDFTSFVGQMHNFEGEKSRMSLEYYLDHHRGHSLRAGRELDIKSPNSHTKSCSSTSVSHSYTQDLIFTDSSSIASKSACQNPIVFTTSEELSPPPSPLYLPFAPPVSPPSSSSPLFTTFSVCSPEGLPQLLHLHKPRALATSLSLNFDTREVFHPSQTTWRPWS; encoded by the exons ATGGCTAAAACAGAAAATGGGAGACGA AAACTGAAGCCAGTGattgagaagaaaagaagagaccGAATCAATCAGAATCTTGCGGTGCTCAGGGATCTGCTGTTTAACAGCACCGCAGATACG CGTTTACAAAACCCCAAACTGGAGAAAGCAGAAATTTTAGACCTCGCTGTTCAATATATTCGAAAGAACACACATgacaaaacagataaaaaag GGTCTGTTAATCAGACGGTCATTGAagtcacacatactcaaacaagCTCATCAAACCAGGTCTCTGCTGCTCCCACCCAGCAATGCGTTTCAGACTTTACTTCCTTTGTGGGACAGATGCACAACTTTGAGGGAGAGAAATCAAGAATGAGTCTGGAATACTATCTGGATCACCATCGGGGTCATTCTCTCAGAGCTGGAAGAGAATTGGACATCAAATCACCCAACTCTCATACTAAATCTTGTTCATCTACCTCAGTGTCTCATTCCTACACACAAGATCTAATCTTCACTGATTCATCTTCAATTGCTTCTAAATCTGCTTGCCAAAATCCTATTGTCTTTACTACATCAGAAGAGCTCTCCCCTCCACCCTCTCCACTCTACCTACCATTTGCTCCCCCTGTGtcacctccatcatcctcctccCCTCTATTTACAACATTCTCTGTCTGTAGTCCTGAAGGTTTACCTCAGCTACTACATCTTCATAAACCCAGAGCTCTCGCTACATCACTGTCTCTTAATTTTGACACAAGAGAAGTGTTCCATCCATCACAAACAACATGGAGACCATGGAGCTGA